A single genomic interval of Natronoarchaeum philippinense harbors:
- a CDS encoding D-2-hydroxyacid dehydrogenase has product MSDQHDVLVLRKGTHGIPVEQYADALRSRLPDREVTLARTPAAEREKIEDARIVTGMVLDDDVLDHAESMEVFACAYAGVGHLPLDRLRERGVTVTNASGVHGPNMGEHVVGNVLSFTRRFHEGFRRQRRNEWRHYQTHELHDSTVTVVGLGAIGQAVVERLQGFGVDTIGVRHTPEKGGPTDEVIGFDEDDLHDALGRTDYLVLSCPLTDETRGLIGHDEFVTLPTDSVLINVARGPVVDTDDLLTALQSNWIRGAALDVTDPEPLPADHPLWNLGNVQITPHNAGYTPNYYERLADIVAGNVRQIDETGEYDDLENEVSL; this is encoded by the coding sequence ATGAGCGATCAACACGACGTGCTCGTGCTCCGCAAGGGAACGCACGGCATCCCGGTCGAACAGTACGCCGACGCGCTCCGCTCCCGGCTCCCCGACCGCGAGGTCACGCTCGCACGGACGCCGGCGGCCGAGCGCGAGAAGATCGAAGACGCGCGCATCGTGACGGGGATGGTGCTCGACGACGACGTTCTCGATCACGCCGAGAGCATGGAAGTGTTTGCCTGCGCTTACGCCGGCGTCGGCCACCTTCCCCTCGACCGACTGCGCGAGCGCGGCGTCACCGTGACGAACGCCTCGGGCGTCCACGGCCCGAACATGGGCGAGCACGTCGTCGGCAACGTGCTCTCCTTTACGCGGCGGTTCCACGAGGGGTTCCGCCGCCAGCGCCGCAACGAGTGGCGCCACTACCAGACCCACGAACTCCACGACAGTACTGTCACCGTCGTCGGGCTGGGCGCGATCGGGCAAGCTGTCGTCGAGCGCCTGCAGGGCTTCGGCGTCGACACGATCGGCGTCCGGCACACGCCCGAGAAAGGTGGCCCGACCGACGAAGTGATCGGCTTCGACGAGGACGACCTCCACGACGCGCTCGGTCGCACGGACTACCTCGTCCTCTCGTGCCCGCTGACCGACGAGACGCGAGGGCTGATCGGCCACGACGAGTTCGTCACGCTCCCGACCGACTCCGTCTTGATCAACGTCGCCCGCGGCCCCGTCGTCGACACGGACGACCTGCTCACCGCGCTCCAGAGCAACTGGATCCGCGGCGCCGCGCTGGACGTGACCGACCCCGAACCGCTCCCCGCGGACCACCCGCTGTGGAATCTCGGCAACGTCCAGATCACGCCCCACAACGCGGGCTACACGCCGAACTACTACGAGCGGCTGGCCGACATCGTCGCCGGAAACGTCCGACAGATCGACGAGACGGGCGAGTACGATGATCTAGAGAACGAAGTGTCGCTGTAG
- the hisD gene encoding histidinol dehydrogenase, giving the protein MRVSAVADLGPDERSALFERDAGVAAVRDDVREIVDRVREEGDVAVRNFCEEFDGVQVGSLEITDEAERAYEAIDDELREAIETAVENVREFHEAQVPEDWRETFDGRELGRRFRPIERVGVYAPGGTAAYPSSAIMGVVPAKVAGVEQVAVATPPADEINPATLAAIHAAGADAVYSVGGAQAVGALAYGTESINRVQKIVGPGNRWVTAAKAEVRSDVEIDFLAGPSEIVVVADDTADPEHVASDLVAQAEHDENASVVAVTDDEALADAIAEAVDRQAADREREDVIRAALDSEASGVFHARSMSEAIMFTEAYAPEHLSIVADDDEAILDRIDSAGSVFLGPYTPVAAGDYASGTNHVLPTGGGAKLTGGLSVDTFVRSTTVQRLDRDALESLGDTITTLADAEGLEAHAESVRRRLREE; this is encoded by the coding sequence ATGAGAGTGAGTGCAGTCGCCGATCTCGGTCCCGACGAGCGATCCGCGCTGTTCGAGCGCGACGCCGGCGTCGCGGCGGTCAGAGACGACGTTCGAGAGATCGTCGACCGGGTCCGAGAGGAAGGCGACGTAGCAGTTCGGAACTTCTGCGAGGAGTTCGACGGCGTACAGGTCGGCAGTCTGGAGATCACCGACGAGGCCGAGCGCGCCTACGAGGCGATCGACGACGAGTTGCGCGAGGCCATCGAGACGGCCGTCGAGAACGTCCGCGAGTTCCACGAGGCGCAGGTCCCCGAAGACTGGCGCGAGACGTTCGACGGCCGCGAACTCGGCCGTCGGTTCCGACCGATCGAGCGCGTCGGCGTCTACGCGCCCGGCGGCACCGCCGCCTACCCCTCCAGTGCTATCATGGGTGTCGTCCCGGCGAAAGTCGCCGGCGTCGAACAGGTCGCGGTTGCGACGCCGCCGGCCGACGAGATCAACCCCGCCACGCTCGCAGCGATCCACGCCGCCGGTGCCGACGCCGTCTACAGCGTCGGCGGCGCACAGGCCGTCGGTGCGCTGGCCTACGGCACCGAATCGATCAACCGGGTCCAGAAGATCGTCGGCCCCGGTAACCGCTGGGTGACCGCAGCCAAAGCAGAGGTTCGGAGCGATGTCGAGATCGACTTTCTGGCCGGCCCCAGCGAGATCGTCGTCGTCGCGGACGACACCGCCGATCCCGAGCACGTCGCCTCCGATCTCGTCGCGCAGGCCGAACACGACGAGAACGCCTCGGTCGTCGCCGTCACCGACGACGAGGCCCTCGCCGACGCCATCGCTGAAGCCGTTGATCGGCAGGCGGCCGACCGCGAGCGCGAGGACGTGATCCGCGCGGCGCTCGACTCGGAGGCCAGCGGCGTGTTCCACGCCCGGTCGATGAGCGAGGCGATCATGTTCACCGAGGCGTACGCGCCCGAACACCTCTCGATCGTCGCCGACGACGACGAGGCGATCCTCGACCGGATCGACAGCGCGGGAAGCGTGTTCCTCGGACCGTACACGCCGGTCGCCGCGGGCGACTACGCCAGCGGCACCAACCACGTCCTGCCGACCGGCGGCGGCGCCAAGCTGACCGGCGGCCTCTCGGTCGACACGTTCGTCCGGTCGACGACGGTCCAGCGCCTCGATCGGGACGCGCTGGAGTCGCTCGGCGACACCATCACCACGCTGGCCGACGCCGAAGGGCTGGAAGCCCACGCCGAAAGCGTCCGGCGGCGGCTCCGCGAGGAGTAG
- a CDS encoding enoyl-CoA hydratase/isomerase family protein, with amino-acid sequence MGAEGFDADNDHVDVERDGAVGRVTMNRPAASNAVDELMAGGLRDAVIELTESDDDVRCVVLTGTDGWFSTGADLTTLAGDETDGRRLRALASRIHAAVKHMATAPKPVIAGVNGTAAGAGFGLAMAADLVVVSADASFEFAYPRLGLSGDAGITYRLPELVGHRRAREIALLDEPIDAERAVEMGLATEAVSSASFENRVDDLASELASGPTRALGATKRLIENSHGRSFEEHLQAETDTIARLAGTDDYERGYDAFFEDHEPEFRGE; translated from the coding sequence ATGGGAGCAGAGGGTTTCGATGCCGACAACGACCACGTCGACGTGGAGCGCGACGGAGCGGTGGGGAGGGTTACGATGAACCGACCGGCGGCCTCGAACGCCGTCGACGAATTGATGGCCGGCGGACTGCGCGACGCCGTCATCGAACTCACCGAGTCCGACGACGACGTGCGCTGTGTCGTGCTGACGGGGACCGACGGCTGGTTTTCGACCGGCGCCGATCTGACGACGCTCGCCGGCGACGAGACCGACGGGCGACGACTGCGGGCGCTGGCGTCCCGCATCCACGCCGCCGTCAAGCACATGGCGACCGCGCCAAAGCCCGTGATCGCGGGCGTCAACGGCACCGCGGCGGGCGCCGGCTTCGGGCTGGCGATGGCCGCCGACCTCGTCGTCGTCTCGGCCGACGCCAGCTTCGAGTTCGCCTATCCGCGACTGGGGCTGTCGGGCGACGCCGGAATCACCTACCGACTGCCCGAACTGGTCGGCCACCGCCGGGCGCGCGAGATCGCGCTCCTCGACGAGCCCATCGACGCCGAGCGCGCCGTCGAGATGGGGCTGGCCACGGAGGCCGTTTCGTCGGCCTCCTTCGAGAACCGTGTCGACGACCTCGCCAGCGAGCTAGCCTCGGGACCGACCCGCGCGCTCGGTGCGACCAAACGCCTGATCGAAAATAGCCACGGCCGGTCGTTCGAGGAGCACCTGCAGGCCGAGACGGACACGATTGCTCGCCTCGCGGGCACGGACGACTACGAACGCGGCTACGACGCGTTCTTCGAGGATCACGAACCGGAGTTTCGGGGCGAGTGA
- a CDS encoding type II toxin-antitoxin system VapC family toxin, translated as MSVLVDTGVFFAHHDTDAERHDRALAAFDDLLGGVYGQPYVSDYVLDEVVTLTRVRTGSHDAADTVARRILGENPFPQVFETIHVEPDDVRASVELFREYDDPELSFTDLTTIHLCESRDIDAVLSFDDDFDGLVERIEPAE; from the coding sequence ATGAGCGTTCTCGTCGATACCGGCGTGTTCTTCGCACACCACGACACCGACGCCGAACGACACGACCGCGCCCTCGCAGCGTTCGACGACCTCCTCGGTGGTGTATATGGCCAGCCGTATGTCTCTGACTACGTGCTCGACGAGGTGGTGACGCTCACCCGAGTTAGGACGGGATCGCACGACGCCGCTGACACCGTGGCCCGGCGCATTCTCGGAGAGAACCCATTTCCGCAGGTCTTCGAGACGATCCACGTCGAACCAGACGACGTGAGAGCGTCAGTCGAACTGTTCCGAGAGTACGACGATCCAGAACTCAGCTTCACGGATCTGACGACGATCCACCTGTGCGAGTCTCGGGATATCGATGCGGTACTGAGCTTCGATGACGACTTCGACGGGTTAGTAGAACGGATCGAGCCAGCCGAGTAA
- a CDS encoding cbb3-type cytochrome c oxidase subunit I — translation MGLLLVAVAAWIDQLGGWRTTAPSGGTVEQEREETVEKPGGILRWLTTVDHKDIGILYGLFAVTAFSVGGLMVVTMRLELLQPGQTLIPTNVYNALLTNHGITMLFLFGTPFIAAFANYFVPLLIGADDMAFPRINAIAFWLLPPAALLIWGGFFLWPIFDGVAGAQTSWTMYPPLSTSSTAQGTPAASAGMINPGADLMMLGLHLSGVSATMGAINFIATIFTERGEDVGWHNLDIFSWTILTQSGIILFAFPLLGSALLMLLADRNFGTLFFAPEGGSPILWQHLFWFFGHPEVYILVLPPMGVISYVLPRFAGRKLFGFKFVVYSTLAIGVLSFGVWAHHMFASGLNPRLEGAFMAVSLAIAVPSAVKVFNWITTLWNGSIRLTTPMLFCLGFISNFIIGGVTGVFLAAVPVNLLIHETHYVVGHFHYVVMGAIGFAFFAGTYYWFPVVTGRMYQPRLGKWHFWLTMVGTNIVFFALILLGYLGMPRKYANYNVTVGPQELFTTLNQIATLGAVILLAGQLIWAYNFFTSAFEGPLIEDDDPWNLDDRGLKTREWDWFREHRMPGSGGGAIAYDGGEQQDADAQPAEATNTEVATSDDASASDGGTTAPPDADAEMPPDAGSGTASDDSDPEEQPDDADSRG, via the coding sequence ATGGGCCTGCTTCTGGTCGCCGTCGCGGCGTGGATCGACCAGCTCGGCGGCTGGCGAACGACGGCGCCGTCCGGAGGCACAGTCGAGCAAGAGCGCGAGGAGACGGTCGAAAAGCCCGGCGGAATACTGCGCTGGCTGACGACCGTCGATCACAAGGACATCGGCATCCTCTATGGGCTGTTCGCGGTGACGGCGTTCAGCGTCGGCGGGTTGATGGTCGTCACGATGCGGCTGGAACTGCTCCAGCCCGGCCAGACGCTCATCCCGACGAACGTGTACAACGCGTTGCTGACCAACCACGGCATCACGATGCTGTTCCTGTTCGGGACGCCGTTTATCGCCGCCTTCGCTAACTACTTTGTCCCGCTGTTGATCGGCGCTGACGACATGGCGTTCCCGCGGATCAACGCCATCGCGTTCTGGCTGTTGCCGCCGGCCGCACTGCTGATCTGGGGCGGCTTTTTCCTCTGGCCGATCTTCGACGGCGTCGCCGGCGCCCAGACCTCGTGGACGATGTATCCGCCGCTGTCGACCTCCAGTACGGCACAGGGGACGCCGGCCGCCAGCGCGGGGATGATCAACCCCGGCGCGGACCTGATGATGCTCGGGCTGCACCTCTCGGGGGTTTCGGCGACGATGGGTGCGATCAACTTCATCGCCACCATCTTCACCGAGCGCGGCGAGGACGTGGGGTGGCACAACCTCGACATCTTCTCGTGGACGATCCTCACCCAGTCCGGGATCATTCTGTTCGCGTTCCCGCTGCTGGGCAGCGCACTCCTCATGCTGCTGGCCGACCGTAACTTCGGGACGCTGTTTTTCGCGCCGGAGGGCGGGAGCCCGATCCTCTGGCAACACCTGTTCTGGTTCTTCGGCCACCCCGAAGTGTACATTCTGGTGTTGCCGCCGATGGGGGTGATCAGCTACGTGTTACCCCGGTTTGCCGGACGCAAGCTGTTCGGGTTCAAGTTCGTCGTCTACTCGACGCTCGCCATCGGCGTCCTCTCTTTCGGCGTCTGGGCACACCACATGTTCGCGTCGGGGCTCAACCCCCGGCTGGAGGGCGCGTTCATGGCCGTCTCGCTGGCGATCGCGGTGCCCAGCGCGGTCAAGGTGTTCAACTGGATCACGACGCTGTGGAACGGCTCGATCCGCCTGACGACGCCGATGCTGTTCTGTCTCGGCTTCATCTCGAACTTCATCATCGGCGGCGTCACCGGCGTGTTCCTCGCCGCGGTGCCGGTCAACCTGCTGATCCACGAGACGCACTACGTGGTCGGGCACTTCCACTACGTCGTGATGGGTGCGATCGGGTTTGCATTCTTCGCCGGGACGTACTACTGGTTCCCGGTGGTCACCGGCCGGATGTACCAGCCCCGGCTCGGCAAGTGGCACTTCTGGCTGACGATGGTCGGCACGAACATCGTCTTTTTCGCGCTGATCCTGCTGGGCTATCTCGGTATGCCCCGGAAGTACGCCAACTACAACGTCACCGTCGGCCCCCAAGAGCTGTTCACCACCCTCAACCAGATTGCGACGCTCGGCGCCGTAATCCTACTTGCCGGACAGCTCATCTGGGCCTACAACTTCTTCACCTCGGCGTTCGAGGGGCCGCTGATCGAGGACGACGATCCGTGGAACCTCGACGACCGCGGGCTGAAGACCCGCGAGTGGGACTGGTTCCGCGAGCACCGGATGCCGGGGTCAGGCGGCGGCGCTATCGCCTACGACGGGGGCGAACAGCAAGACGCCGATGCCCAACCGGCAGAAGCCACCAATACAGAGGTGGCTACCAGCGATGACGCCTCGGCGTCAGACGGCGGCACGACGGCGCCGCCGGACGCCGACGCGGAGATGCCGCCGGACGCCGGTTCGGGAACGGCATCCGACGACAGCGACCCTGAAGAGCAACCAGACGACGCCGACAGTCGGGGCTGA
- a CDS encoding DUF726 domain-containing protein, which translates to MKRRTFCKLAGAGAIGVASSVTSVQAAETVPLVTTRGHFDIEWGSVVRDDRYGPQEYATNGAVPGVDTGSCAPDLTVFVHGYKTKAGEAAETTSDVESSLADSGYGGTTIGYAWDADNPLWDWWETTEIARKNGPKLARFTLDYLAACPDATVRYVGYSLGAQVVLSAAQTLASWGRGETVDALTLLGAAADDQSASASGRYGPALEQVVGRVDNYWNEDDSVLNWAYGTAEFDGALGANGIEGTPPANYWDHDVSYVPDHFSYYDADEGCVDDVVANW; encoded by the coding sequence ATGAAACGGAGAACGTTCTGTAAGCTGGCGGGCGCGGGAGCGATCGGCGTAGCGAGTAGCGTAACGAGCGTACAGGCCGCCGAGACCGTTCCGCTGGTCACGACGCGAGGGCACTTCGACATCGAGTGGGGGTCGGTCGTCAGGGACGACCGGTACGGACCCCAAGAGTACGCGACAAACGGTGCAGTCCCCGGTGTCGACACCGGGAGCTGCGCCCCCGATTTAACCGTCTTCGTCCACGGGTACAAGACCAAGGCCGGCGAGGCGGCCGAAACGACGAGCGATGTCGAGAGTTCGCTGGCGGACTCGGGCTACGGCGGAACGACGATCGGCTACGCGTGGGACGCCGACAACCCGCTGTGGGACTGGTGGGAGACGACCGAAATCGCCCGAAAGAACGGGCCGAAGCTCGCCCGGTTCACGCTCGACTATCTGGCGGCCTGTCCGGACGCCACGGTGCGGTACGTCGGCTACTCGCTGGGCGCGCAGGTCGTGCTTTCGGCGGCCCAAACGCTGGCGTCGTGGGGGCGCGGCGAGACCGTCGACGCGCTAACCTTGCTCGGCGCGGCCGCGGACGATCAATCGGCCAGCGCCTCCGGCCGGTACGGCCCGGCGCTGGAGCAGGTCGTCGGCCGGGTGGATAACTACTGGAACGAGGACGACAGCGTGCTCAACTGGGCCTACGGCACCGCCGAGTTCGATGGCGCGCTCGGGGCCAATGGCATCGAGGGGACGCCGCCGGCCAACTACTGGGACCACGACGTGAGCTACGTGCCGGACCACTTCTCGTACTACGACGCCGACGAGGGCTGTGTCGACGACGTGGTCGCCAACTGGTGA
- a CDS encoding NAD(P)/FAD-dependent oxidoreductase: MERYDVAVVGGGPAGMCAGWEAAKGGAQAVVLEKGVPREDRDRLGPDSTDAAGMLDYWVDIMNIDYERIPDEVILRELSGTDFVGPNETLSLDTTGMDASYPEFGYTFQRARMDDWLREEAESEGADYRTGVSVTDVETDLSGEPRHVLSLRDGEDIGAKYLVLADGPQRQVTNRVLDRFLADDITDYVGTTHANHIAYQEHREVPEEVFEEDRLKFWWGYMPGETAYPWVFPNDGNVARIGLTMPIGMDIDEVENREDYALLRPEDDSIPSGSEYIQRLLEREYGDEYDIEEDFPLAEDRGKRGGTETYAISSTRPIDSPTRAGIAVAGGAMGTTSAFHEGGYHVAVRSGRIAGRLAANDELRRYNDEWKDAIGDELLRNVTFADIVAEYGPGDWDRTFGVANDLLAPEDDTLLRWQLRSGIEGLKVVGEYKWRKFGYRDGKYVQLREAEYQL, from the coding sequence ATGGAGCGGTACGACGTGGCCGTCGTCGGTGGCGGTCCCGCGGGGATGTGTGCCGGCTGGGAGGCCGCCAAGGGCGGCGCTCAGGCGGTGGTTCTGGAGAAGGGCGTCCCACGCGAGGATCGTGACAGGCTCGGGCCAGACTCGACAGACGCAGCGGGGATGCTCGACTACTGGGTCGACATCATGAACATCGACTACGAGCGCATTCCCGACGAGGTGATCCTCCGGGAGCTTTCGGGCACGGACTTCGTCGGTCCGAACGAAACGCTCTCGCTCGATACCACCGGGATGGACGCGAGCTACCCCGAGTTCGGGTACACGTTCCAGCGCGCTCGGATGGACGACTGGCTCCGCGAGGAAGCCGAAAGCGAGGGCGCCGACTACCGGACCGGCGTCAGCGTCACCGACGTGGAGACTGACCTCTCGGGCGAGCCCCGTCACGTCCTCAGCCTGCGCGACGGCGAGGACATCGGCGCGAAGTATCTCGTGCTCGCGGACGGCCCGCAGCGCCAAGTCACGAACCGCGTGCTCGACCGGTTCCTCGCCGACGACATCACCGACTACGTCGGGACGACCCACGCCAACCACATCGCCTATCAGGAACACCGCGAGGTGCCCGAGGAGGTCTTCGAGGAGGACCGCCTGAAGTTCTGGTGGGGCTACATGCCCGGCGAGACGGCGTATCCGTGGGTGTTCCCCAACGACGGCAACGTCGCTCGCATCGGGTTGACGATGCCGATCGGCATGGACATCGACGAGGTCGAGAACCGCGAGGACTACGCCCTCCTGCGGCCCGAGGACGACAGCATCCCCTCGGGAAGCGAGTACATCCAGCGCCTGCTCGAACGCGAGTACGGCGACGAGTACGACATCGAGGAGGACTTCCCGCTGGCCGAGGATCGAGGCAAGCGCGGCGGCACCGAGACGTACGCCATCTCCTCGACGCGCCCGATCGACTCGCCGACCAGAGCCGGCATCGCCGTCGCTGGCGGCGCGATGGGCACGACCTCGGCGTTCCACGAAGGCGGCTACCACGTCGCCGTGCGCTCGGGGCGGATCGCCGGCCGACTCGCCGCGAACGACGAGCTTCGGCGCTACAACGACGAGTGGAAAGACGCAATCGGCGACGAGTTGCTGCGCAACGTCACCTTCGCCGACATCGTCGCCGAGTACGGCCCCGGCGACTGGGATCGGACCTTCGGCGTCGCCAACGACCTGCTTGCCCCCGAGGACGACACCCTCTTGCGCTGGCAGCTCCGTTCGGGCATCGAGGGGCTGAAAGTCGTCGGCGAGTACAAGTGGCGGAAGTTCGGCTACCGCGACGGCAAGTACGTCCAGTTGCGCGAAGCCGAGTACCAACTGTAG
- the asd gene encoding aspartate-semialdehyde dehydrogenase — protein sequence MSVRVGILGATGAVGQRLIQLLDPHPQFEIAALTASESSAGRSYSDAAKWRVNTPIPADVADITVSATDPDEVDNDVDLIFSSLPSSVGEQVEPEFVEDGYVVSSNSSNSRLAEDVPLVIPEVNHDHLDLIEVQRDERGWDGALIKNPNCSTITMVPTLAQLDQFGLERAYVSTLQAVSGAGYDGVTSMEIIDNVLPHIGGEEEKMETESRKLLGEFDGAELSWHDVDVTASCNRVATLDGHLENVFASLREDAAPEDVEAAFRDAPTIDLHSAPDELIKVFEDPSRPQPRLDRNVAGGQGVATGPVQETSDGVQYDCLAHNTIRGAAGASVLNGELLVEEGYL from the coding sequence ATGTCAGTACGAGTCGGTATTCTCGGAGCGACCGGCGCAGTCGGACAGCGCCTGATCCAGCTACTCGATCCCCACCCGCAGTTCGAGATCGCGGCCCTGACCGCCAGCGAGTCGAGCGCGGGCCGGTCCTACAGCGATGCCGCGAAGTGGCGCGTCAACACGCCGATCCCGGCCGACGTGGCCGACATCACCGTCTCGGCGACCGACCCCGACGAGGTCGACAACGACGTGGACCTGATCTTCTCGTCGCTGCCCTCCAGCGTCGGCGAGCAGGTCGAACCCGAGTTCGTCGAGGACGGCTACGTCGTCTCCTCGAACTCCTCGAACTCCCGGCTCGCAGAGGACGTGCCCCTCGTCATCCCGGAGGTCAACCACGACCACCTCGACCTGATCGAGGTCCAGCGAGACGAGCGGGGCTGGGACGGCGCGCTGATCAAGAACCCCAACTGCTCGACGATCACGATGGTGCCGACGCTGGCCCAGCTCGATCAGTTCGGCCTCGAACGGGCGTACGTCTCGACGCTGCAGGCCGTCTCCGGCGCGGGCTACGACGGCGTCACCTCGATGGAGATCATCGACAACGTCCTGCCCCACATCGGCGGCGAGGAAGAGAAGATGGAGACCGAGTCCCGCAAGCTGCTCGGCGAGTTCGACGGCGCCGAGCTTTCGTGGCACGATGTCGACGTGACGGCGTCGTGTAACCGCGTGGCGACGCTCGACGGCCACCTCGAAAACGTGTTCGCCTCCCTGCGCGAGGACGCCGCACCCGAGGATGTCGAGGCCGCCTTCCGCGACGCGCCGACGATCGACCTCCACAGCGCACCCGACGAACTGATCAAGGTCTTCGAGGACCCCAGCCGACCCCAGCCCCGCCTCGACCGCAACGTCGCCGGCGGGCAGGGCGTCGCAACCGGCCCTGTCCAAGAGACCAGCGACGGCGTCCAGTACGACTGCCTAGCTCACAACACGATCCGCGGCGCCGCCGGCGCCAGCGTGCTCAACGGCGAGTTGCTGGTCGAGGAAGGCTACCTCTAA
- the katG gene encoding catalase/peroxidase HPI: MSQNNHEWWPNKLDLEVLDQNAENVGPYDDDFDYAEEFQKLDLEEVKADLKDLMTSSQDWWPADYGHYGPFFIRMAWHSAGTYRTHDGRGGASGGTQRLAPLNSWPDNGNLDKARRLLEPIKQKYGRKLSWADLIILAGNTALESMGMQTLGWAGGREDEYEPDEAVYWGPESEWEAPQDQRFDEDDELEEPLAATVMGLIYVDPEGPNGDPDPLKSAKRIRQAFGQMAMNDKETAALIAGGHTFGKSHGAENDAMGPEPEAAPIEEQGLGWPDSGQASETTTSGIEGAWNQWPTMWDTSYLDNLLDYEWELTESPVGAKQWQPVDEEAQDTVPDAHDPSEKHDPMMMTTDIALKRDPEFREIIEEFQANPPEFLEAFSRAWYKLIHRDMGPEDRFLGPDVPDETMLWQDPLPDADYDLIGEDEQAELKAEILDSELTVPQLVKTAWAAASTYRDSDKRGGANGARIRLEPQRSWEVNEPAELESVLEAYEEIQADFNDSRSDDVRVSLADLIVLGGNAAVEQAASDAGYDVTVPFEPGRTDATQEQTDVESFEALKPEIDGFRNYFGGEYDAPEEELLVDHADLLDLTASEMTVLVGGLRALDANYQQSDLGVFTDQPGTLSNDFFQNLLTMDYEWEPADSEGVYELRDRETGEVEWTGTRVDLIFGSNSRLRTIADVYASEEEKFVEDFVDTWHKVMSHDRFDLE; this comes from the coding sequence ATGTCACAAAATAATCACGAGTGGTGGCCCAACAAGTTGGACCTGGAAGTCCTCGATCAGAACGCCGAAAACGTCGGTCCGTACGACGACGACTTCGATTACGCCGAGGAGTTCCAGAAGCTCGACCTCGAAGAAGTAAAGGCCGACCTCAAGGACCTGATGACGTCCTCGCAGGACTGGTGGCCGGCCGACTACGGACACTACGGGCCGTTTTTCATCCGGATGGCGTGGCACAGCGCCGGTACGTACCGGACACACGACGGCCGCGGCGGCGCGTCCGGCGGTACTCAGCGCCTCGCACCGCTCAACAGCTGGCCTGACAACGGGAACCTCGACAAGGCCCGCCGACTGCTCGAACCGATCAAGCAGAAGTACGGCCGCAAACTGTCGTGGGCCGACCTGATCATTCTGGCCGGGAACACCGCGCTGGAGTCGATGGGTATGCAGACGCTCGGCTGGGCTGGCGGCCGCGAAGACGAGTACGAGCCCGACGAGGCCGTCTACTGGGGTCCCGAAAGCGAGTGGGAGGCACCCCAAGACCAGCGCTTCGACGAGGACGACGAACTCGAAGAGCCCCTCGCAGCCACCGTGATGGGCCTCATCTACGTCGACCCCGAGGGCCCGAACGGCGACCCCGACCCGCTCAAGTCCGCAAAGCGGATCCGACAGGCGTTCGGCCAGATGGCGATGAACGACAAGGAGACGGCCGCCCTCATCGCCGGCGGACACACGTTCGGCAAGTCCCACGGCGCGGAAAACGACGCCATGGGTCCCGAACCTGAGGCCGCCCCCATCGAGGAGCAGGGCCTCGGCTGGCCCGACTCCGGGCAGGCGTCCGAGACGACCACCAGCGGCATCGAGGGCGCGTGGAACCAGTGGCCGACGATGTGGGACACGTCGTATCTCGACAACCTGCTCGACTACGAGTGGGAACTGACCGAGAGCCCCGTCGGTGCGAAGCAGTGGCAGCCGGTCGACGAGGAAGCCCAAGACACCGTCCCGGACGCGCACGATCCGTCGGAGAAGCACGACCCCATGATGATGACGACGGACATCGCCCTCAAGCGCGATCCGGAGTTCAGAGAGATCATCGAGGAGTTCCAAGCGAACCCGCCCGAGTTCCTCGAGGCATTCTCGCGTGCGTGGTACAAGCTGATCCACCGCGACATGGGCCCCGAAGATCGGTTCCTCGGTCCCGACGTGCCGGACGAGACGATGCTCTGGCAGGATCCGCTTCCCGACGCCGACTACGATCTGATCGGCGAGGACGAGCAAGCGGAACTCAAAGCCGAGATTCTCGACTCGGAGCTGACCGTCCCGCAGCTGGTCAAGACCGCTTGGGCAGCGGCGTCGACGTACCGCGACAGCGACAAGCGCGGCGGCGCGAACGGCGCCCGCATCCGACTGGAGCCCCAGCGGAGCTGGGAGGTCAACGAGCCGGCGGAGCTAGAGTCCGTCTTGGAAGCCTACGAGGAAATTCAGGCCGACTTTAACGACTCCAGATCCGACGATGTGCGCGTCTCGCTCGCGGACCTCATCGTGCTGGGCGGCAACGCGGCCGTCGAACAGGCCGCGTCCGACGCCGGCTACGACGTGACGGTTCCCTTCGAGCCGGGACGCACGGACGCCACGCAGGAACAGACCGATGTCGAATCCTTTGAGGCGCTCAAGCCGGAAATCGACGGCTTCCGCAACTACTTCGGCGGCGAGTACGACGCCCCCGAAGAGGAGCTGCTGGTCGACCACGCCGACCTGCTCGACCTGACGGCCTCGGAGATGACGGTGCTCGTCGGCGGCCTGCGCGCGCTGGACGCCAACTACCAGCAGTCCGACCTCGGCGTCTTCACCGACCAGCCCGGCACGCTGAGCAACGACTTCTTCCAGAACCTGCTCACCATGGACTACGAGTGGGAGCCGGCGGACTCGGAGGGCGTCTACGAACTGCGCGACCGCGAGACGGGCGAGGTCGAGTGGACGGGCACCCGCGTCGATCTCATCTTCGGCTCGAACTCCCGACTCCGGACCATCGCTGACGTCTACGCCAGCGAGGAAGAGAAGTTCGTCGAGGACTTCGTCGACACGTGGCACAAGGTCATGAGCCACGACCGCTTCGATCTGGAGTAA